Genomic segment of Panicum virgatum strain AP13 chromosome 9N, P.virgatum_v5, whole genome shotgun sequence:
tccggagccgacacgtgtctacagggacaaggccgcttggtctccgtactaagcctcacccaccgctgcattcattgtggtaggtggacgtccgcattgatgcagcagaagccgaggcgattcctTGACCAGGGggctattgatcgcgtattaccaagacgcgtagtggagccgctggcgccgcccactccgcgcctgccagtctgccatgacagaaGGATGTGactgctcggcttcacccattatgacgcctacataatagcctcagcaggccacgccgtaAGCTACgttactccaacgggcacctagctgacgggacaagagaagacccccctgagtcagaaggGCAACAGTGTGCGGAAGCAAAGGAAAGATTCGCAACTACTGTAGCCGtttgagtactctgcgcagtatgctgcacagtcacgttgggcccacctgtcggggccccaacgtccaatgtatccgctccccccttggtctataaaaggagggggcgccgctagaaaacctcaggctgggtgggagccaaggccagcagaggataggttcattcacaccaccaagaacaatacatctcccagtggacgtagggtattacgccccgggcggcccgaaccactctaaatcgtgtgttcttgagtccctctcgcagcgtagattcagccccatcgcctagtgcttccccgagtactccctcactgggaataggcgggtgcgctccgtcacccggctgtgggtacccctagaaaccccacgacattttggcgccgtccgtggggacgacaggcgttggctggatcttcaggcttcgggggccgtgttcatcctctgcaacgacgaacaagaatttgaaggaaggcagggcgtcacccacgccgcatgctgtggcactggggcgccagcgccctcggtgcgacggtgcacggcagctgcgcctgctgtgcgtcgccactgcgacgcctcagagccggcagagccggcacggtggtgcgcgggggcgacgcctgtcgcatgccgccccgcgccatcccggtgtcggctcaaggttttctctcaagcaatgGCCATCCTTCCCCTCCGGCggcatgacgtcggctcaaggcttcctctcaacatggagcccggagccgacggctatcccggaggaagttggccgtgtcgtcctgccgtcgccagcaccggagatccacctcagcgtagctcggtgctgctgcagacaaggCCCCGTCGCCAGGCGCTGggacccctggcgctagcaccaaggacaagccggcgagcgaccgcacctctccgcgctccacgtccggcccatctgctgcgcaagggcgtctggtttccatcggcagacgatgacgacggctgGGGGCCTCTctcattcaaagccaaagaatttgtctcatgccatgtaagcatgtgacagctcttaggcaaggagaggtcccccgagctcccgaggtgatgctggatgatgcggttcaggcacatccagggcgccttcgcctccgacgactatgaagaattCGGGAGTGGTGGCACCACTTCCAACCGGAGAAggacacgctgtatagcatgcagccgtaggttactcctaagaaaagactaagagagagttcctcctttgtaaaaacgtggcgcctacgtgtgtgtccagagcggtcaaggtccgaccttgtaaacccgacctctggccctatcgcacaaacaggcaaaaagcggtccggagcggtggaggtccgacctcgtaatcccgacctctgatgtataccgtgacaaccacaataataaaggagattttcttccTCAGTTTACCTAGGCTCCGtcctgattacatttattcgccttggtttaaactattctttcctcttgaacggagtttcccttgttgctaacaatccaagttaagttgctggcttgtggtcaggtgaagacaccccttctagctggaaggcagtccggacccctaaggacctgctctggagaggtggtatttgtatcctggggtagagaagatccgcgtagcttagcctggtaatgtaccctaagtttacgtacttcactaccctgttacaagtactctagcatccaggactgctgtctttagaggtcccgggctctcttctagtataaggtttggtttctttgcaccttactatgaggtccggtaacatacttcatcggattgtcagcaacggtcgctccaagtccactccggtggcccgctccggcggaggccgctcgccacggtcgctccaagtccactccggtggcccgctccggcggagaccgctcgccacggtcgctccaagtccactccggtggcctgctccggcggagcccgctcgccacggtcgctccaagtccactccggtggcccgctccggcggaggccgctcgccacggtcgcttcaagtccactccggtggcccgctccggcggagaccgctcgccacggtcgctccaagtccactccggtggcccgctccggcggagaccgctcgccacggtcgctccaagtccactccggtggcccgctccggcggaggccgctcgccacggtcgctccaagtccactccggtggcccgctccggcgtagaccgctcgccacggtcgctccaagtccactccggtggcccgctccggcggagaccgctcgccacggtcgctccaagtgccgggtccgggaagtggtgcttgctccctgagcgatccgaggtctgtgtagccgcttagcttggttccgtaccctaagcctacaccctcgtcgccctgaggagagcgctctagtacccGAACCTGCCAacaggtgtaccggcctcagaggtccggagcacccgctctctgcatgagcacaccaacgcaatcgagcttgcgtggaaacacatcacgatagtggcccacccgcgggttcgtacctctcccaaggtgggcccgggggccattgtcggtaccccaggactggggtaccccctcttgctgagTCTAAGCAAGGGcctttgtagttatccttgactacatccaaacagctggacccctgcggtccgaagtcctgttcTCCCGACAACAATCCGGAACCGCTCCACGACTGGGgaaggtccggagacgccacgtgtcctggGAGAGGCAGGCACTTAAACGCAAGCAgctggggctccggacctcctgaggaatccggacccccgcggagtcccggacccctcatggggtcctggACCACCTGTATAGTGACCGGACCCCTCTctgagggaagaagtcgacgccctgcctcggggcggtccggagccgacacgtgtctacagggacaaggccgcttggtctccgtactaagcctcacccaccgctgcattcattgtggtaggtggacgtccgcattgatgcagcagaagccgaggcgattcctTGACCAGGGggctattgatcgcgtattaccaagacgcgtagtggagccgctggcgccgcccactccgcgcctgccagtctgccatgacagaaGGATGTGactgctcggcttcacccattatgacgcctacataatagcctcagcaggccacgccgtaAGCTACgttactccaacgggcacctagctgacgggacaagagaagacccccctgagtcagaaggGCAACAGTGTGCGGAAGCAAAGGAAAGATTCGCAACTACTGTAGCCGtttgagtactctgcgcagtatgctgcacagtcacgttgggcccacctgtcggggccccaacgtccaatgtatccgctcccccccttggtctataaaaggagggggcgccgctagaaaacctcaggctgggtgggagccaaggccagcagaggataggttcattcacaccaccaagaacaatacatctcccagtggacatagggtattacgccccgggcggcccgaaccactctaaatcgtgtgttcttgagtccctctcgcagcgtagattcagccccatcgcctagtgcttccccgagtactccctcactgggaataggcgggtgcgctccgtcacccggctgtgggtacccctagaaaccccacgACATACTGTGCCCCAGCAATTGGTTCTTTGTATCATGTCCTTAGACGATAATGAGATATCCTGCATGTCCATGAAACAATCACCACTGAAGATGTTGTGCACGTGCATGTGAGTGAACTAGGAATACCGAAAATCAGTAACTGTTATTTGGTCATTTGGCAAATGATCTACCCATTACCTCCCGTTTTAAATCTGGAATTTATAGCTGTAGAAACTCATACACATATGAGAATCATATGAAAAGCCAAACTGTGCTGTTCATTTTCATGTGCAATTTAGAATTTGAACATGAccagttttttattttattttattagtacatgagctatgaacaaaaccatAGAGAAAGGGCACAAGTCAAAGTAGGACTAGGATGCTTACTCGGACCAATTGGTGAATAGCTCCTAGGCTTGTACCATAAGCTGCAGCACCTGGATATAGTCCTCTCTCAGCACCAATAATCTGAGTCAAGAACACAATAGAGCCACCATATTTTGTATCCTCGAACCGCTTTGCAATCGCCTTCATTAGAAACCAAGGCGTCATCACATTTACTTTCATGGTCTTCTTGTACTCATCTTCACTTATGCTGAGACAATCTTGCACCTCGCCTGATCACACAGTAAGGAACATCTAAACAGTCAAGTGAAGCAGAATGTAAATGCTGATAATACTGCCATTTCTGTTACTTTCGGTGTTTACTACATCCTCTGCCTTGTTTAAGGATGCAGTATCGGGCACACGAACCGCTAAAACAACAGCAACATATCAGTATATGTACTCCGACACATGTTATCTAAAATATGTCTGAAAGATATAGATGCAAGTTCAGTACACCCCAGTATGTATTTCCTCATTTCCACAGTTTGCTGCCGATACGAGCAAAAAGGCATTACCAATGGTTTCCTTTTGGTAAATGGGAAGGCATTAGCAACTAAGCCCACGGCCCACAGGCCCGATTTTTACTGTGGCATGAGAAAATTACGCAGGTAAACGAGTCAAGGCAACCAATTGTTAGTTTGTTACTGCGGCATCGGGCGTTCATACCCTCGTAGGTGTAGCAGTTGACGAAGGCGTCCAGTCCGGCGAAGCAGCGCCACGCCCGATCCACCACCGCGTGGACGGCCGCCTCGTCGCAGGCCTCGAAGTCCAGCCCCACCACCGCGACGCCTCCGCCGACGCAGCGGCGCACCTCCTCGGCCGTCGCGGCCAACGCGGTCTCGTCGCCCAACAAAACCAACCTTGAAGCCAAATCAGAACCTTCAAGAGGGTAAGAAGCGGCGAAGACGAGGCGGGGCGTGGTAGCGCCTACCTGCAGCCGTGCTTGGCGAGGTTAGAGGCGATCCCCCTGGAgatggcgtcgccggcggcggtgagcagCACCCGCTTAGCGTAGGCGTCCCCCATCCgattttcctccctctctcgcagCGGCCGTTGGCAGTGTGCAGGCAGAGGCCGTGGGCGCACGCTGAATTCTGCTAGGAGTtccttatcaaaaaaaaaaaaaaactgctagGAGTTGGGCCGCAAAGGCATGAGGACACAACGAGTAGCTTGTGCTGGACCAGATTTCTGTAGGCCAGTCACGCTATTTTCTTTCATTATTTTTGAAGGAACATATGGATCTGAAAACTATGAGTAAATTCCCCGAATTTCAGTCATCGAAAAATATAACTCATCGCTTGTGTGCCACTAAATAGTATGTAGAGGATTTCTTGTgtctatgacatgtggggccaaTAGTACATAAAGAATGAGTAGAATTTCCAATGGCATAGAGAGAATTGAACTGCTGGGCCTAACGCACGGCCTGTCCTCCATTTACAGTTTCAACCGATGGCATTTTGATGCGTCAAAATGAAAACAACGAGACGCAACCAACAATGCTCTGATGATTTATGAACCAAGTGTTATTACAAAAATGCTATGGACCAAATAGAAAACTTTTTATTTCGTATATTAGTTACACAGAAGAAGATTCATCGGCAAAAAGGAATTAAGATGCAACGTAAATCAATCAACCGATCTTCACTCATTCGTCCTTGAGGTCCCGTAGCTCGCGGTTCCACCTCTCAGCTAGCATAGACTTAGTTTTCTCCAGAACGCCAAAGAAGATGGACCCACCAATGCCGATCCACAGAACTCGCGGCTCAATGCCCTGCCATTTCCCAACACAATCAGATCAACCACTCAGAGCACACGAAATTCAACAACCCCAGACATGAGATGCAAGTATGCAACTGAAAATAAGCAGTTGGCCATCGTTGGCCAGCTGATGACCAATGGTGGGGGCAGGCAAGCAATGCAAGAGAGCGCCAACGCAACACAATGAATTGTCTAGAAGTGTTGAAGCTGTTCATGCAGTGCAGGTGGCGCTTTACCTTCAAGAAAGCCCTAGGGCCTTCCTCTCTTAAGATAGTCTGAGCACAATTTACAATTCCTGAGTACTGAGTTCCTTGTCCCTGCAAATGCAGCCAACATGAAATTGGTCAGTCATGTAAATGACAATTCCTATGTGGAATATAAGTTTGAAGAAGTATTCACCTGAACCATCAGTCTTGTCTTCATGACATCAAGGGGCGTTGTAATAGCTCCAGTAATGGCACCTAGCAAAACATGAATGTACAAAATACAAGTGATTTGTTCCGAACCAGGAAATGGAAGAACCCAGAAGAGGGCAATCAGATACTGAGGAATTAAGATGAGGGTTACAAAATATTAGGCTGAGACTTTCGTTATACCAGCAAAAGCACCAATAAGCGCATTCTCTGGATCATTCAACTCCCTCTTCGCCTGGAGGAGGAAAGGAAATGTGATAAGTATAATGAATTGTCAAAAGTCCTAGTTACAGTTAATGCTGGATATTGGTTACAGAATACAGAATACAGATATAGCTGCTTAGTGAAGACTAAATAATATGAGCCATCAATCACATCATTCAGTCCTAAAAATGAAGATTCTAGTAAAAACACAGTGCCACGAGAGCAAAAGGAGGTGATCATAGGAAAACTGTAACCTACTGGCTAACATTCGTTCAGGGACAACATGCAGCAATTATGAACAACCTTGTATTTTAAGACTAGTGGTTCAAACCATCATGCAGCAGCTTCATAAGTAGTTTGATGACAAAAAATAGTTGTATCAGCAATAATAAAGGAGTACCACAAGTTTGTAACCAATTCGAAGTTGCTCGTATATGCAGAATTGAATGGCGTCGAATGGAAGATCTCGAAGTAGAAAGGAACCATAACCCTAGAAACAAAGCAACCAAGAGTTATAATGGATGTGGCATGATTAATTGTAAGATGGTGTAAATTGTAACATATGAAATTCAACAATCAACCACTCTTGAAATAGAAGTTAGCATTACATCTCAAAAAATTGTTCCCAACTTTTTTCTTCAATAAGGGAAAATTAATTAAGATACAGCATATACATACAGCATATAGCCCTTTGAATCCTTCTTTAGCAACAATGAGGCGAACAGCATCAGGTGCTTTCTTGAATTGACCAGTTTGCATTCTTTGTTTCACCACCTGAATGCAGTAAGACCCAGTTTGAGCGCAGTAAAACACAAATTGTATACAAATTATAATAATTACGAACCTCTGTAGGGACACGGACAAGAGAAGCAGCGATACCTCCAATGGCCCCAGCAGTCTGTACCATTTGAATTTAGAAAACATGGCCAACATAAATAATACGCAACATTTGTGGGGAAGGCAcagaataatattttttttagttcCAATACTAAAAAGAGATGCATGGATATGTTTGCAGGTGGAATGAAAAGGTACATGTATAAACAGCAAAGCCATCCAACAAGCATTGTTTTAAGAAATCTGGTAGTACAACAGAAGGCTAAATCCGTACTAACTTACAAAATGGGCAACAGCACTCAAATTTTCAGGAAGTGTCTCCAATAGTTTTCTTTTAGTCGGTTCATACACTCCCACAAATATCGCAGAAGCCCTGGAATAAGTTATAGGTATGTTAAGAAAATTCATGTACATAGGATCAATGGTACAGTAGAAATATAAGACAGCGATATCATCCCATGGTATCTTTGCATATGGTGAAATTATGGAATATGACTTCTTAATATGTGCATGCCAATCAGTTAAAATGTGAAATAGCACTTATCAGCTAATGAAAATACAACAGGAAGTGCATCACATCACAAGTTATTACTACTACTTCAATATAGCATCCAACAGAAGTTCGTGCTACGTAAGGTAAGCTCACAACTCACAGACCGAAATTGACTTACTAATCAATCAATTATCATGCAAACAGTATAACAAGGAAACATCTAAGATGCTAGATGAAGAGGACATATAATGTACTCACGGGAGAACACCAGCAAGATTTCCAGCTAATCCAGAATAGAGGCCTTTCCATTCAATTTTGCTTCCACCTCGAGCAGCCTTgcaaaaatcacaaatttctgACAGTGTGTTATATTAAGATTCCACGGTACTGGTAATGATTAGCAGCAAAAATGGGAAACTAGAAATGCAACATAATTTGAAAAACTAGGCAGTCATTTTTTTGGACCGTGAGTGGAATAGGATTTAGTTGTTATTCAAGCATGCTTAGATGAATATTTTGTATGCGCAACACATGACTGCTCTTATTCTCAAGATGTCAGGTTGTAGAAACAGCTATCGTGCAGCAAAAAGATGAATGACCTGAAGCCTGGTTTTTATCGTGTCAATTGGGTACAGCGCTGTTTCAACCACAACACCAGCGGTTCCTCCAGCTATGCTGCCCTCTGAAAAAGACAAAGTTATACATGGAAAAGAATGATCAGTATCATTTTCCTTTACCAGAAGGCAGCTGAACTATATTGAGCCGAACTGAGCAAATAGCAAAGATTTTGTAAGCCCGGCAATACAGTTAGCGATACAGGGCCAACCACCAGCCCACCACTCAACCCTCCAGACATAACCACATCCACAATGGACAAGATTTCAGTAAGAAACAAACTCTCAGGGCAACATGGTTACAGTATTACAATCAGCATTCTCCCAGATTATGATACATTACCAATTTACCACCAAAGCTATAACCTATaatattgtgactaatgagagAAAGGGGATGTGGTGGTCAAAATAAAAGAGTAAGGTGATGTTATAGCACTTAAGCAGAAGTCCAGCAGTTAAACCCAGCTAGGGTTTTGTTTAACCGATTTCATCAAGCAGTTAAACCTAGCTCACACCGGTGACCATAAGCAACCAAAAGTTCTGGCTGCACTGCAGGGCACAGATTCAAAAAACAGATAATGCTACGGGAGAGATATATAATAGAGAGGTTGACGCACCGAGCAAAACCTGAAGGAAATTGAATGATTTCTCTTCACCACCTTCTCCCATGTCTGAACTCAGTGCCGGGCGTACCTGCAGGCATTGGCGGTTCAATTGGAAACCCCCAGGAAAACTCGGTAAATATACTGGTATGTGCGCAGTAAAGTTGAAACCAATCCATCCGAGCAAGCAAGGGCGCCGTTACCAAGGAGAGGGGAAGCCAGTCCGAGCCCGGATGCCCAGTGCCGGTAGAGATGATCAGCCGGAGCAGGGCTCCGCGGCTGCCGGTGGGCGGGTCGGCGAATTTGGGAGGGGGCGCCCCCCCGACCTTCTCTGCTCGGGGTTTATCACTTTATCAGGAGcggggagcggggagcggggAGCGGC
This window contains:
- the LOC120687427 gene encoding oxidoreductase UcpA-like — translated: MGDAYAKRVLLTAAGDAISRGIASNLAKHGCRLVLLGDETALAATAEEVRRCVGGGVAVVGLDFEACDEAAVHAVVDRAWRCFAGLDAFVNCYTYEGEVQDCLSISEDEYKKTMKVNVMTPWFLMKAIAKRFEDTKYGGSIVFLTQIIGAERGLYPGAAAYGTSLGAIHQLVRLSALELGKHKIRVNAACRGLHVQDKYPISVGKEKVEKATAEVMPLGRWLDPEKDLASTVLYLVGDESRFMTGTTIYVDGAQSVVRPRMRSYM
- the LOC120687424 gene encoding S-adenosylmethionine carrier 1, chloroplastic/mitochondrial-like → MGEGGEEKSFNFLQVLLEGSIAGGTAGVVVETALYPIDTIKTRLQAARGGSKIEWKGLYSGLAGNLAGVLPASAIFVGVYEPTKRKLLETLPENLSAVAHFTAGAIGGIAASLVRVPTEVVKQRMQTGQFKKAPDAVRLIVAKEGFKGLYAGYGSFLLRDLPFDAIQFCIYEQLRIGYKLVAKRELNDPENALIGAFAGAITGAITTPLDVMKTRLMVQGQGTQYSGIVNCAQTILREEGPRAFLKGIEPRVLWIGIGGSIFFGVLEKTKSMLAERWNRELRDLKDE